One region of Acyrthosiphon pisum isolate AL4f unplaced genomic scaffold, pea_aphid_22Mar2018_4r6ur Scaffold_581;HRSCAF=1033, whole genome shotgun sequence genomic DNA includes:
- the LOC100574163 gene encoding prostaglandin G/H synthase 1-like encodes MSTLWVREHNRVCDELSRKSPSWTDEQLYTTARKVVTGQMMTIMMKEILNVELRPEVNHHRMENISGSGTPIELYLTMAVSSLPENQQVSEAGLKDALKFMGNSKIGMFTAHNDDALTEYLTRTLMTISREHCIQGFNNYRRLLGLPAYNSFFDLTGNNETATELKNLYSTVEDVELLTGVLTERSISGVLPTAKVLSNSFVITAILTNNITAKHSWVPDTFGDVELFNLVKSASLKSLVYRNVDVNRD; translated from the exons ATGTCGACGCTTTGGGTACGTGAACATAATCGAGTGTGCGACGAGTTGTCACGGAAGTCACCGTCGTGGACGGACGAACAACTATACACCACGGCCAGAAAGGTTGTGACCGGTCAAATGATGACCATCATGATGAAGGAAATCCTAAATGTGGAACTCAGACCGGAAGTAAACCACCACCGAATGGAAAACATCAGTGGTTCCGGCACGCCTATTGAACTGTATTTGACGATGGCTGTATCAAGTCTGCCGGAAAACCA ACAAGTTTCGGAAGCTGGCTTAAAAGACGCCCTGAAATTTATGGGGAATTCAAAGATCGGCATGTTCACAGCCCACAACGACGATGCCTTGACGGAATACCTTACAAGGACACTAATGACAATCTCGAGAGAACATTGTATACAGGGTTTTAATAACTACAGAAGGCTGTTAGGGCTGCCTGCTTACAATAGTTTTTTCGATCTGACCGGAAACAATGAAACCGCAACTGAATTGAAAAATCTGTATAGCACCGTGGAAGACGTGGAGTTGTTAACCGGCGTATTGACGGAAAGATCCATTTCCGGAGTTCTACCCACAGCCAAAGTCTTGTCGAATAGTTTTGTCATTACCGCAATCTTGACAAATAATATCACCGCCAAACACTCGTGGGTACCAGACACGTTCGGTGATgtagaattatttaatttagttaagtCAGCTAGTTTAAAGTCATTGGTGTATCGTAACGTAGACGTGAATCGTGACTAG